A stretch of Lactuca sativa cultivar Salinas chromosome 6, Lsat_Salinas_v11, whole genome shotgun sequence DNA encodes these proteins:
- the LOC128126943 gene encoding uncharacterized protein LOC128126943, with amino-acid sequence MTGHEYTLELLHRNRLQCVEVLLMSRESFVRLCAHFRANYSLKDSKHVSVEEKMAMFFMMIGHNQRYVIIKRRFQHSKQTIHKFFYEVLEKMMLFAQDVIVPTSFNPNPNIPGHNRRLRRVFKGAVGALDGTLIHAVVPAKKQDLYRSRGKGDCYQNVLAIYKYYLCDAAYAHTRGFMAPYRNVRYWLGDFRQRRASTNKEKFNHGHAKLRNVIERAFGVLKARFPILKRMAPFPFVTQRNIAMACFALHNYIRKEGLSDEYFARYDEPNVPFRNNNVAIDDDEDGIPTHGTAADREYMTQLRDEIADQLMHNID; translated from the exons ATGACGGGACACGAATACACATTGGAGTTATTACACCGTAATCGTTTACAATGTGTTGAAGTATTACTCATGTCCCGTGAATCTTTTGTACGACTATGTGCTCATTTTAGAGCAAATTACTCATTAAAGGATAGCAAACATGTATCAGTTGAGGAAAAGATGGCTATGTTTTTTATGATGATCGGACATAATCAACGTTACGTGATTATCAAGCGGAGATTTCAACACTCGAAGCAAACaattcataaatttttttatgaagtGTTGGAAAAAATGATGCTTTTCGCACAAGATGTTATAGTACCAACATCTTTTAATCCGAATCCAAACATTCCAGGACATAATAGGAGGCTACGAAGGGTTTTCAAAGGAGCAGTTGGTGCACTTgatggcactttgatacatgcTGTTGTCCCTGCTAAGAAACAAGACTTATATAGAAGTAGGGGAAAGGGAGATTGCTACCAAAACGTATTGGCAATAT acaaatattatctttgtgatgccgCGTATGCACACACTCGAGGATTTATGGCCCCTTATCGTAATGTGAGGTATTGGCTTGGAGATTTTCGTCAAAGACGTGCATCGAccaataaagaaaaatttaaccATGGACATGCAAAACTTCGGAATGTCATTGAGCGtgcttttggtgttttgaaagcaCGCTTCCCTATATTGAAGAGGATGGCACCATTCCCGTTTGTGACACAAAGAAACATTGCCATGGCATGCTTCGCGCTGCATAATTATATAAGGAAAGAAGGATTGAGTGATGAGTATTTCGCACGATACGATGAACCTAATGTCCCGTTTCGAAATAACAATGTGGccattgatgatgatgaagacggGATTCCAACACATGGTACTGCAGCAGACCGTGAATATATGACTCAGTTACGTGATGAAATTGCTGATCAGTTGATGCACAATATAGATTGa